A stretch of Ipomoea triloba cultivar NCNSP0323 chromosome 11, ASM357664v1 DNA encodes these proteins:
- the LOC115995947 gene encoding GEM-like protein 4, whose protein sequence is MKQNPINNWVILLNQSSTKWALPDSAPTQCHLYPPSKVRNGAVRLRPKITDTVKGKLILGAKLLQAGGVQNVFNKNFSVKEGEKLLKASQCYLSTTSGPMPGLLFVSTHKLAFLSDRSIKIFSSNGKSMRMHYKVSIPIANIKRANESENLKNPSEKYIQVVTEDHFEFWFMWFQHHQRTLKYLQNVISQAQYL, encoded by the coding sequence ATGAAGCAAAATCCCATAAACAACTGGGTAATTTTACTGAATCAGAGCTCAACAAAATGGGCACTTCCTGATTCTGCACCCACCCAATGCCATCTGTATCCCCCTTCAAAAGTAAGAAATGGTGCAGTGAGATTAAGACCCAAGATAACAGACACTGTGAAGGGAAAGCTGATCCTAGGGGCAAAACTTCTCCAAGCAGGTGGCGTCCAAAATGTGTTCAACAAGAACTTCAGTGTTAAAGAGGGGGAAAAGCTGTTGAAGGCATCTCAATGTTATTTATCAACAACATCTGGTCCAATGCCTGGCCTACTCTTTGTTTCTACTCATAAACTTGCCTTCCTTAGTGATAGATCAATCAAAATCTTTTCTTCAAACGGAAAGTCCATGAGAATGCATTATAAGGTATCAATCCCAATTGCAAACATTAAGAGAGCAAATGAAAGTGAGAATTTGAAGAATCCATCAGAGAAGTACATACAAGTAGTCACAGAAGATCATTTTGAGTTCTGGTTTATGTGGTTCCAACATCATCAAAGAACCTTGAAATATCTCCAGAATGTAATTTCTCAAGCTCAGTACCTTTAG